In Nostocoides sp. HKS02, the DNA window GAGGACACCGTGCTGCTGCTCGAGCACTCGCCCGTCTACACCGCGGGCAAGCGCACCGAGCCGCACCAGCGCCCCTTCGACGGCACGCCTGTCGTCGACGTCGACCGGGGCGGGCTCATCACCTGGCACGGTCCCGGCCAGCTCGTCGGCTACCCGATCGTCCGGCTCCACGGCGTGCCCATCGACGTCGTGGCCCACGTCCGTCGCCTCGAAGAGGTGATGATCCGGGTGTGCCGTGAGTTCGACGTCGAGACGACCAGGGTCGAGGGACGCAGCGGCGTCTGGGTGCCGGCCGACGACCAGCCCGGCGGTCGACCCGACCGCAAGCTCGGCGCCATCGGGGTCAGGGTGAGCCGCCAGGTCACCATGCACGGCTTCGCGCTCAACTGCGATGCCGACCTGTCGTGGGCCGACAACATCGTCGCCTGCGGCATCGACGACGCCGGGGTGAGCTCGATCAGTCGCGAGGCTGGTCGAGTGGTGACGGTCCAGGACGTGCTTCCGTATGCCGAGAAGCACCTCGCCGACGTCCTCGCGCCACCGCCCCGGGGCTAGCCCTTCGGGACCATGGCCGCACCGGGCGTACCCTTGGAGGACGCCCGGTCACCTCCGGGCGGACCTGTGCCCCGCGGCATACCCCGCTCGGCCGCACTGAGGAAGGCAAGGGAGCTTCGTGACCATCGCACCCGAGGGCCGCCGTCTGCTGCGCGTCGAGGC includes these proteins:
- the lipB gene encoding lipoyl(octanoyl) transferase LipB, which gives rise to MRFEHLGFAPDFVDYQSAWDHQREIHAGVVAGAEDTVLLLEHSPVYTAGKRTEPHQRPFDGTPVVDVDRGGLITWHGPGQLVGYPIVRLHGVPIDVVAHVRRLEEVMIRVCREFDVETTRVEGRSGVWVPADDQPGGRPDRKLGAIGVRVSRQVTMHGFALNCDADLSWADNIVACGIDDAGVSSISREAGRVVTVQDVLPYAEKHLADVLAPPPRG